The Mycobacterium haemophilum DSM 44634 sequence GCACCTCAACATCGACCTACTTCAATCATGCTTCGATAAGCTCGAAAATGTTAAGGACAAGTACCCGGTCGCTCTCGCGAAAGGCAACTCAAAGAAGTACACCCAATTCGTGTGAGAACACCGCCGGCGCACTCGAAAACGGGCGCCCCAAACTATGCAGACCGAAGGAAAAGTTAAACCGTGAGAGTCTTTGTTGCGGCGCCGTTCGGGAGCTACCTCGACGCCGACGGTGTCTTCGATCCTCATTTCAGGAGGCAACTCGAGGAGTTCTATGACTGTCTAAGTGGTGCGGGCTTCGAGTACTTCTCCGCGCAAGTCAACGAGAATTGGGGATCCACCCCACTGCTGCCGCGTGACTGCGTACCGATCGACTATAAGGAATTGGCGTCCTCGGACGTGGTGGTCGCGGTGCTGGGAAGGCCCCCGTCTCTCGGCGTTGCAGTCGAACTCGGTTGGGCCAGCGCACTTCAGAAGCCAATCCTGATCCTTGGCACCTCGATCGCCGCCAGTTCGATGATCGCAGGCCTCGACCGCGTCGCCGATGTGCGGTTTATCGATAAGGATCTTGGCCACGGTCCCGATGCAACCGGCCTGGCTCTTGGCAGACTCGTCTGCGACCACCTCTCAACCCTGAGCGGTACCACCGTTAACGGGGATGCATGGTGACAGATCGCAGCCTACCCAACGGTAGCAGGCGTCGGTTTTGGCTGGGTGGCCGATGAGTAACGACTGCTGGGAAGATCAGCTCATTGCGGAGCAGCATTACCGCCAGCTGCTTGACCATTGCCCTGACATGATCCTGGTGCACGAAGGCGGCCGGTTCGTGTATATGAACCCGGCCGGGGTCAGGTGGCTGGGTGGGACCTCCGAAGAGCAGTTCATTGGCCGCCGGGTCACCGAAATAGTGCATCCCGGCGAAATCCATGCGGTCCTGGCACGCATCGCCTCGCTGCGCTGCGTCGGGGACAGTTCGGGCCCAACTCCGGAGACCTTGCGGCGTTTGGACGGCACCACGATGGACGTGGAGGTGGTGTCGGTCTTAACGAGGTGGAACGGCAAACTGGCTTATTTGGTCATCATGCACGACCTGAGCGCTCAAAAGGCCGCCGAAAAGACGCTGCGTTATCAGGCCGCTTTGGTCAACTATGTCAGTGACGCCATCATCGCCACCACCGTCACCGGCATTGTCACCAGCTGGAACCCGGCAGCTGAAACGATCTATCACTGCCCAGCAGCAAAGGCGTTGGGGCGGCCGGTGAGCGAGGCGGTCGGTGCGCCATTGGATCCGGCGGCAATTGTCTCCAATGGAGGTGTGGCCCGGGTTGCGCACCGCACCTCAGGCGGCACAGTCTTGTCTGTGCGGGTGTCGGCCGCCGCAATGGATGACGGGTTTGTGTTGGTATGCACTGATCAAACGGCCCTACTGCAGGCTGAGCAGCACTTCCAGACCGTCGTGGATTCACTCGGCGAGGGCGTGGTGGTACTAGACAGTGAGGGGCGCGTTGAATCGGTCAACCCCGCAGCACTACGAATTCTGGGTGTGGATTCCAGTGATCGCGTTTACGATTCAGCTAGACGTGTTGCGATAATTCCGATCATCCAACCCGATGGTCGAATAGTTAACCCGGATCAGCGAGCCCTGTTTGAATTCCTTAAGACGCAGGCTAGTCAGACCCGCTGCGTTCTTGGAGTGGACTGTGCCGGTGATGGGCAACGGGTCTGGCTGTCAGCAAACGGTCAGCTACTTGACCCAGATAATCCGCAAAGCTCGTCGGTGCTGCTCTCCTTTATCGATATCACCGCCCAACACGCCGCCAGCCAGCGGCTTGCCTATGAGGCCGCGCACGATGGGCTGACCGGCCTGCCTAACCGCGGTCACGTGCTGTCCCATATGTCACGGCACCTCGACGAGCGGGATCCGGCCGGGCGAGGAGCGGTGCTTTTTATTGATCTGGACAAATTCAAGGCAGTCAACGACTCGTTGGGCCATGAGGCCGGTGACATCCTGCTGAAGACCGCGGCCCATAGGCTCAAGGCGGCGTTTCGGGCCGGCGATGTCGTCGGCCGCTTGGGCGGCGACGAATTCATCGCCCTAGTCCAAGGTGAAATCTCCCAGACGGGGTTGAACCAACTTGTCGAACGGATCCATGCCGCGCTGGCTAAACCCGTAAGTGTTCGAGGTGCCGAGGTGGCGGTAACTGCCAGCATAGGCATTGCGGTAATTGCCAAGGATGACCCGCGCAACTCTAGGCAGATTGTGCGTGACGCCGAGGCCGCTATGTATCATGCGAAATCATCGGGGGGAAAGATGAGCCGTTATTTCATGCATCAATTGCCCCAGCCAAATCACTAGCCTCGCTTTTTCGACCGCAACGAGCCCAAGTCAAGACCCCTATCCCGCACAGTTTTAGTGCACTGCAACACATCTCGGCATAACCTCGCTACTCGATGGGACGCCCAGTCGATGGCCAGGCGTCCCATCGTCTTTGCAACTTTCGCTCCGCGGCGGTGGGAATCAGCCCGGAGGGCGCGAACAACTTCGACGGCACGGGGTCATCCTCGGTCAGCGGCCTGCCTGCGCCGCGAATTGTCTTGAGCGCGACGACCACTCCAGCGACGAACACAACGACGACAACCGCGGCGAAGATCACCGACAGGGTGCCCTGAATCGAGGTGTTCCTGATGACCTCGTTGAGCTGATGCGGGTTCTTCGCCGCGCCGAACGTCGTCTTGCCGGCATTTTTCGCCGCTAGGTATTGGAAATGCTGCGCCCAGTAGCCGATGGCCGGATCCGCGGAGAAGATTTTCTGCCAGGACGCTGTCAGCGTGACCGCCAGATCCCCTAGCAGCGGAACTCCGGGAATCCAAGCCCATTTCAGAAGGCCCTTTTTGATCACCACCACGGTGATGACAGTCAGCGAAATACCCGCGAGGAGCTGGTTAGCAATTCCGAAGAGCGGGAACAGGGTGTTGATGCCACCGAGCGGATCGGTGACGCCCATCAGCAGGATGCTGCCCCACGCGCTGACCATGACCAGGCTGCAGATCCACACGCCGGGGCGCCAACTCGGATTTCGCAGCTTGGCCAGCGGGCCGCCCACGTTGCCCAGGGTGTCGGAGAGCATGAAGCGGCTCACCCGGGTGCCCGCATCGAGGGTGGTCAAGATGAACAGCGCCTCGAACATGATGGCGAAGTGATACCAGAATCCCTTGAGGCTGGCGCCGCCGAAGACACGCTGCAGTACCTCGGACATGCCCCATGCCAGTGTTGGTGCTCCGCCGGTGCGCGACACAATCGACTGTTCGCCGACACCGCCGGCGGCTTGAGTGATCTGATCGGCCGTCACCGGTGCGCCTGACAGACCGAGGCCATTGACATACTCCGCGGCGGTTGCCGCGGTGCCGCCGGTCTGCGCGGCCGGCGCGTTGAGGGTGAAGTACAGATGCTGGTTGATGATCGACGCGGTGATCAGCGCTATGACAGCAACGAAGGACTCGGTGAGCATGCCGCCGTAGCCGATCAGCCGCATCTGGCTTTCTTTTTCCAGCAACTTAGGTGTTGTCCCGGATGAGATCAGGGCGTGGAATCCGGACAGCGCGCCGCACGCGATGGTGACGAACAAGAACGGGAACAGCGTGCCGGCGAACACTGGCCCGTCGCCGTGAGCGGCGAACCGCGAGATTGCGGGTGCCTGCATGGCCGGCTGGGCGATGCAGATGCCGACCGCGAGCAACGCGATGGCGCCGACTTTCATGAATGTCGACAGGTAGTCGCGCGGCGCCAGCAGTAACCACACCGGAAGCACCGCCGCGGCGAAACCGTAAATGATGAGGCACCAGCACAAGGTCACCGGCGACAGACTGAACCAGGAGGCGCCCCAGGGTGTTTCGGCGACCCAGTGGCCGCCGGCCACCGCGAGCAGCAGTAGCCCGAACCCGACGATCGATACCTCGGTTACCCGCCCGGGACGCAGGAACCTCAGGTAGCAGCCCATAAAAAGCGCGATTGGGATAGTCATGGCGATGGAGAACACGCCCCACGGGCTGTGCGCTAGTGCCCGCACCACGATCAGCGCCAGCACCGCGATCACGATCACGATGATGACCAGGGCCCCGACCAGGGCGGCCGCCCCACCGATGGGGCCGAGTTCATCGCGTGCCATCTGGCCTAGCGAACGGCCCCGGCGCCGGGTGGATATCCACAACACCAGGTAGTCCTGCACGCAGCCACCCAACGTCGCGCCGATGATGATCCAGATGGCGCCCGGTAGATAACCCATTTGGGTAGCTAGGACCGGACCGACGAGGGGCCCGGCTCCAGCGATCGCGGCGAAGTGATGGCCGAACAGCACGCGCCGGTCGGTTGGCAGGTAGTCGGTGCCGTTTTCGAAAATCTCAGCCGGTGTGGCGTGATCATCACGCGGACGAACGATCTTCATTTCAATCAACCGGGCATAGAACCGGTACGCGATGATGTAGGTGCAGATCGCCGCGACCACAAACCAGACCGCGTTTACGGTCTCGCCGCGGACCAAAGCGATGATCGCCCAGGCGATGGCACCGATCACGGCGATGATCCCGAAGATGACCTTGTGACGCAGGGTCATGGGGGAGCGGTCGATGATCGCGACGGGGGGCAGATCGGTGTCGGTGTGGAGGAAGCTGACCCGTTGGTGCTCGCGTTCCTTTTCTGCGATGCGCTCTGTCACGCTCAAACCCTACGTACTGCGGATCTGCCGACCTTCGGCGGTATGGCGCTGCCGGGCGCACCGGCGTCGATCAGAACAGCGCGCGCACGGCGTCGATGGTGTCGGCTTCGGCCGGGCTTTTGTCGTCGCGGTAACGAACCACCCGGGCAAATCGCAGCGCCAGCCCGCTGGGGTAGCGTGACGAGCTTTGTACGCCGTCGAACGCCACCTCGACCACCTGCTCGGGGCGCAATGTGACCACGTAACCATCTGTTCCGCCGATGGCCAGTTCGCGAAACCGGGCGGTCTGCCAGTCCAGCATCTCGTCGGTCATGCCCTTGAATGTTTTGCCCAACATCAGGAATCCGCCAGTGCTCGGATCACGTGCGCCCAGATGAATATTGGAGAGTTTCCCGTACCGGCGCCCAGACCCCCATTCCACGGCCAGTACCACCAGGTCGAGCGTGTGCACCGGTTTGACCTTCAGCCAGCCAGCTCCGCGACGGCCCGCTTGGTAGGGCGCGGCCGGTGACTTGGCCACCACTCCTTCGTGGCCGGCGGCCAGCGTCGCGTTCAGAAAGTTGTTGGCTTCTGACGGGTCTGACGTGAGTAGCCGGTCGACCCGATGCAGCGGTGGGACCAGCGCATCGAGGGCGGTCAGTCGGCCGGTGGTCGGCGCGTCGAGCAGGTCGATGCCGTCGCAGTGCAGGATGTCGAAGAAGAACACCGAAAGTTGTTGTGCTGCACGGGCTGCGACGACATCGAGCGACCGGCCGAAGCGTGATGCCGTCACCTGGAAGCGGTGCGGCCGGTTGTCTGGCCGCAGTGCGATCGCCTCGCCGTCGGCGATAAGGTCGCGCACCGGCAACGTCAGCGTCGCCTCCACCACCTCCGGCAACCGGGCAGTGACGTCGTCAAGGCTTCGGGTGTAGACCGTGACCTCGGTGCCGGCCCGGTGGATCTGCACTCGAGCGCCATCCAGCTTAGTTTCGAAAATGGTTGTGCCACCGTGGCGTTCGAGCGCATCAGCGACGCCGGTCGCGGTCTGCGCGAGCATCGGGCTGACGGGCTGGCCCACGCGCAGCGTAAATGCATCCAGCGCCGCTCGCCCTGCTGCGGGTCCCCCGGACAGCGCGGCGGCTGCCACCGCGGGCAGATCGCCGCCCAGCATTGCCGCACGCTGCACGGCGGCAGCGGGGATTTCGGCGGCGACGGCCACGGCGTCGGCCATGATCCCGGCCAGCGCACCCTGGCGCAGCTCACCACCCAGTAGCCGGCGCAAAAAGAGCTGTTCGGTTTCGGTTGCGGCAGCGAATAACCGCGCGACGAGTTCGCCACGCCGGGTTTGGGCTCCTGTGCCGGACACCGCGCCGATCTCGGAGAAGGTGGCGTCGACGTCGGTAACACTCAACACCGGCTGCGGTGCCGCCGCGGGTTGTGACCGCAGCGACGCCCAGCCGACGCCGATACGGCGTTGGGGCAGTTCACCGGAGAGCCACGACACGATGATCGCGACCACGTGGGCGTCGGGCGCGGCAGCGCGCAGCAGCTCAGCGATGCGCGCAACCTTGGACAGCCGCGACGAGGTGCCGCCAACATCGCGCGACGTGGCAGCCACGTCGAAAAACAGCACAGTTCAGCTTGACATGGTTCGCGCTCAAGTAAACGTCCCGTCGCGCCGATATTAAGTACACTTTTTGGCTGACGAGGAGGACCCCTGATGGGTATCGCACTGACCGACGACCATCGTGAACTCGCCGAGGTAGCTCGCGCGTTCTTGATCGCGCAGAAGGCACGCTGGGCGGCCCGATCACTACTCGATACAGCCGACGAGGCCCGGCCTGGATTCTGGTCTGACATGGTGGAACTCGGCTGGCTCGGTCTGCATGTGGACGAAGAGTACGGTGGTTCCGGCTACGGGTTGCCCGAACTCGTGGTAGTGATCGAAGAACTGGGTCGCGCGGTGGCGCCGGGGCCATTCGTCCCGACCGTGATCGCGTCGGCGGTGATCGCCAGCGACGGCACCGCCGATCACAAGGCGCAGCTGCTGCCCGGGCTGATCGACGGGAGCGTCACGGCGGGCATCGGGCTGGACAGCCAGGCGCGGGTCACAGACGGTGGCACAGCCGACGGCGAGGCCGGAATTGTGTTGGGTGCTGGGCTGGCCGAGCTGCTGCTGATCGCCGCCGGTGACGATGTGCTGGTGTTGGAACGCGACCGCGTGGGCGTGTCGGTGGACATGCCCGAAAACCTCGATCCGACCCGGCGTTGCGGGCGCGTCCGGCTGCGCAACGTCAGCGTCACCGCCGACGACATCTTGCCGGGGGCACGGGAATCGGTGCTGGCCCGGGCGCGCACGTTGCTGGCTGCCGAGGCGGTGGGCGGGGCGTCGGACTGCGTCGATGCCGCCGTCGGGTATGCCAAGGTGCGTCAGCAATTTGGCCGCACCATCGCCACGTTCCAGGCGGTCAAGCATCATTGCGCGAACATGCTGGTGGCCGCCGAGTCGGCGGTCGCCGCGGTCTGGGACGCCGCACGCGCGGCATCGCAGGATGAGGAGCAATTCCGGCTGGCCGCCGCGGTGGCGGCCGCGCTGGCGTTCCCCGCCTACGCCCGCAATGCCGAACTCAACATCCAGGTGCATGGTGGCATCGGCTTCACCTGGGAACACGATGCGCACCTCCACCTGCGGCGGGCGCTGGTCAGTGCGGCACTGCTGGGCGGCGACGCGCCGGCCGCCGATGTCTTCGATCGCACCGCGGCGGGTGCTGTCCGGGCCAACAGCCTGGACTTACCGGCCGAAGCCGAAGAACTACGCATCCAGATCCGCGCTGACGCAGCCGAGATCGCCGCCCTGGACAAGAAGTCGCAGCGCGACAAGCTGATCGAGACCGGCTACGTGATGCCGCATTGGCCCCAACCGTGGGGTCGCGCGGCCGACGCCGTGGAGCAGCTGGTGATCGACGAGGAGTTCCGCGCGGCCGGCATCAAACGCCCGGACTACTCGATTACCGGCTGGGTGATCCTGACCCTGATCCAGCACGGAACACCTTGGCAAATTGAAAGATTCGTGGAGAAGGCGCTGCGTCAGGAGGAGATCTGGTGTCAGCTATTCTCCGAACCCGACGCGGGATCGGATGCCGCGTCCGTCAAGACCCGGGCCACGCGATCCGACGGCGGCTGGAAGATCACCGGGCAAAAGGTATGGACCAGTGGGGCCCAGTATTGCCACCGCGGCTTGGCCACCGTGCGTACCGACCCGGATGCGCCTAAGCACGCCGGCATCACCACCGTGATCATCGACATGAAAGCGGTGGGCGTTGAGGTGCGGCCATTGCGGCAGATCACCGGCGGATCGGAATTCAACGAGGTGTTCTTCAACGACGTGTTCGTCCCGGACGAGGACGTGGTCGGTGCACCCAACTCGGGGTGGACGGTCGCGCGGGCGACGCTGGGTAATGAGCGGGTCAGTATCGGCGGTAGCGGTTCGTTCTACCAGGGGTTGGCGGCGCAACTAGTGCAGCTGGCCCAGCAGCGGGCGGATCGGTTGGCGGGTGCGGAAATCCGCGTCGGAACCTACCTCGCCGAAGACCACGCGCTGCGGCTGCTGAACCTGCGTCGCGCCGCCCGCAGCGTCGAAGGAGCGGGCCCCGGCCCGGAAGGCAACATCACCAAACTGAAGCTGGCGGAGCACATGGTTGAGGGCGCGGCGATCTCGGCGGCGCTGCTGGGGCCCGAGGTGGCGCTGCTCGACGGGCCTGGCGCGGTGGCCGGCCGGTTGATCATGGGGGCTCGCGGTATGGCCATCGCCGGCGGCACCTCGGAAGTCACTCGCAACCAAATCGCCGAGCGGATTCTCGGCATGCCTCGCGACCCGCTGATCAACTAACAGCCCGGCTACCTTGTTAGGCAGGCTCTTTGGTGTCCGTCGTATTACGGTGAGCCATCGCAGTCGTTGCGCACCACCAACACAGCGCATGCCTTGCACTGATCTCGCTGAAGGCAATACCAGCACGGGAAACGCACCGGAAGGAACAAGGCATAAAAGATGTTTGACGAGTCTCACTACAGCGAACTACTGCCAGAGACCAACTCCCGCAACATGTATACCGGCCCGGGTACTGGCTCGATGGTCGCCGCCGCCGGGGAGTGGCAGCACATGATTGAGGAGATGTCTTCCGGAGTTGTTGAGCCGTTCGGCGAGATCCTCCAAAGGCTGCAAGAGCAGTGCTCGGGTCCGTCGGCGAGACGGATGCATAACGCGGCCACGCAGTTTCTGAGCTGGCTGCGTAGGCTCGAAAAGCAGCTCGAAGTGACCCACCAGCAGACCGCTTACCTCTGCACGGCCTATACCAATGCGCATCGGGCAATGGTGTCCCCGGCGGCGATCACCGATAACCGCGCTGACCGGGATAAGCTGGCGACGACCAACCAACTCGGGCTAAACACTCCGGCGATCGCCGACCTCGATGCGCAATACACGCAGTACGGGAACCGCGCCGTCGCGGTGATGCGGCGCTATGAATTATTGGTGCTTTCAGCGTTGGCGGCGATGACTCCGTGGGTGGCGCCACCGCCGATCACCAGCAGGGTCTAGCGGGCCTGATCGCGCTCAACTACGCCGGTCAAGGAATGAACAACAGGCCGGCGAGCGTGAACACGGCTGTACCTGTGTCGTAGGTTCGGTGTGTGTTGGCAACTTGTTTGGCCAGCGCGGGCCGGCGAGGCAGTCGCCGGCGTTGCTACCGGTCGCACCCGTAAACTACGGACCGACAATCGCGCGCAAGCGCTGCGCTCTGATTCGTACCCGCTGATCAGCTAGCGGCCGGTGCGAACAACGGCGTGCCTCCGGAGCCTAGCTCGGGTCGGATATCGACGGGCATTCCATATGTCGCTGAATCCGGTTCGCAGTCAACGATATTAGGGGCTATCCGCAGTCCGGTTTGTTCGGCGAGTTCGACGATAGCGATCACATACAGAGTCGGGATGTCCGGGTTATACGGGTGGTAGTCCCGTCCTACGGGCGGTGCGGATGAGCCATTTCGAAAGACGCCATCGTGTCCGGCATCGGCATCTCGCGAATCTGTCGTCGCACCGGTATTCCCGGGCCGCAGCTGACCATGGAGGCGGTGCGGGCCGCCATCGATGACGCCGGCTTAGTTGCCGCCGACATCGACGGGATCGCCACCTTGTGCGACACCCCGGCCGACGAGGTCAACGCCGCATTGTGGATCCACCCCGCGGACTGCGGCACCGGATTCGGCACCGGCGGCTTGCTGAACCCGGTGATGTCAGCGTGCCACGCGGTCCCGCAGCGACAGGCTCGTCATGAGGTCGTTTATCGGACCATGCAAATGCTCGGCGACACGGCCGCGGCCGAGGAGTCGCGGTTCCACATCGGATTGGCGCAGTTGGCCGGCAATGCGCTGCTAGACCTATTCCTGCGGATCATCGCCGAGTTGTTTCACCAGCGGATTGTTGAGGAAATCACCGACGGTGACGACAGCTTGGCGCGCTACCGCATCCGTCGTCATCTGGACGCTGCGACAGCGTGCTGGCTGTAGGGCAGTGGTGGCCTCAGCTTCGGACCCGGCGCCGCGAGAAAGTACCCTGCCCAAGGGATTTGGCAGGCACGCGGGTCGCCCATGGTAACCGATTAGACGCCGGTCTGCGGGACACTACCTCGCAGGGGGCGGAGCCGGCTCCACCCCGGATGTTTGCGTCACCGTAATTGGGGACTGGGCATCCTGCGGCGCACAGCCTGCCACCAACACCGCGAATCCCGCTACCAGCACTGCGCTTAGTGTCCAAACGGTCAGCCTCGCCGTGCTGGTTTTTGTCGCGATCATTGTTCATGCCTTTCGTTGGTACCCATCCGTGGCCTGAGATTCCCGCCGCTCGCCACAAAATGTTAGCGCCATCACCCGACACCGCGAGCCGTTTTGTAGCTGGAGCAGCAGGATCTGGGCGCAACTAATATGGCTCAGGGGCTGTCCGCTCAACCGGTGCGCGAAGCAGAATGGAAGCGGTCCTTTGCACTGCCGCGACAGAGCTCGAGGGGGTTGGAGTACCATGAGCTTTCGCTATCGGCCACCCTACACACATCGTTTGACGACGCAGTCGAGCGGGAAAGCGCTGGCGCAGCAAGGTTTCGGTGTGCTGACCGAGATCGATATGAAGGCGACGCTGAAAGCCAAGCTTGGGGAAGATATGAAGGACTGTCTGATCCTGGGTGCGGGTACGGCTCATCTTAGGATCAATCCCCGACAACCAACGTCTTGGTGATTCCCGGGGATTGTCACTTCATCTGCCGGCCGGTGTGGGGGTTAGGCCCATGCGGAGCCGACGGAGCGGTCGGTGTCGGCCATGTTGTTACCGGCGGCTTGCACTTTTTGGCCGTGGGCGTTGGCCTGCTCATAAATCGTCTGGAAGTTGCGGCCCAAATCTGTGATGAACTGCTCGCATGCCGCCGAGCCCTGGCCGCCCCAAAAGTCAGCGGCGTCGCGCACACTGGCCAGGATGGCCTGATGGGTGGCTTCCAACGACGCGGCTTGCGCGCGGATGGTGGCGCCGTGGGCGTCAATATCCCCGAACTGGTAGTTAATGCTGGACATGAGTTTTTGTGCTCCTCAATTGAGAAAGTGAATGAGAAAAGGTCGTGGACAGCGGCGGTTTTCCGCCGTTAGCTACCCTGCAGGATCTGCTGGGAGGCCTGCTCTTGCTGCTCGTAGCGGGTGGCGGCGGCACCTAGCTGGTCACGCACCTCGTGCAGCATGTTCACGATGTTGCGAAACGCCTGATTCATCTGCCCCATGGTGTCAAACGAGGTTGCCTGCGCGGTCCCGCTCCAGCCTGCACCCGCGATGTTCAGCGTCGAGGCCCACATCTTGTGTGACTCGTCCTCCACCGTCTGGCCGTGCATCTCAAAACGGCGCGCCATATCCCGCATCGCGTGCGGATCGGTCATAAAACGTGCGGTCATACTCTTTGTATCTCCTTACAGTTAATTTCGTTGCGTTATGGGTGACACAGTCCAAAGCCGCAGTGGTTATCCGCCGGCCAGGTGGCGGGCCATCCAATTTTCAAATGCCGCCAACGGTCAAAACTCAACTACTAGAGTTCTTCGATGATGTTGGAGTAATGAGAGCCGCTGAAGGCCTTGGAAGAGCCGTGGATTACTAGCGGAGCCGGTGTAATTCCTGTTTCTTCAACCTGTCTCATGATATCGAAGATGCGAAACTGATACTCATTCATCACGCCTGCATTGGTGGCCCACATCTCGTGGTATTCGTCATCCAGCTCCATGATTTTGTGGGTGAATTGTCCCAAAAGATTAGTTGATTTCATAGTCCAGGCAGCCGCGCGGTTCTTCACTATCGAAACTGTCGGCACCATCGATCTGACCGCCTCTTCGTAAGCGTCCGCCGCTTGAATGAGATACTCGGCGGTACATTTGGCCGTTAGGGCGTGTTTATGCAGCCACTCATGGTACCGTACTGCCGCTTCTGAAAATTTGTTCGCTGCCTCACCTTGAAACACTTCGTACGCCGTGGCAATTTGAGGTCCCCACCCCTCCGCCGCAGAAGACAAATCTTGCTCTAGACTTTCCCATGCTGCTGCAGCGATCAATATTGGCTTAGAACCTGGACCTTTAATATTGCTAACATTGATCTCGGGTGGTAATGCGTTGAAATTTGGCACCTCGGTTACTTTCTCCTCAACTCTACAATCAACATATCGCTGGCAGATCTATCCGCCGGTCGCACACCGTGAGTAGCTATGCTGTGACCCGATCCTCCTCGGGTGCCCTCGGCAGTGCGCGTATAGGCAAATGCGGCATCCTTTAGGCTCCAGGAGAGCTGTTTGCCGATGTCCGCGCCTCGATCGGTATGTACCTGGCATAGCAGCCCACGAGCATTAAACGAGCATCACACAATATGAAAGTCACTCATGATCTTGTCAGTCTCCCTATAAGCAGTTGCGGCATCCTTTAGGCTCCAGGAGAGCTGTTTGCCGATGTCCGCGCCTCGATCGGTATGCACCCGGTACAGGTCTCCGCGAGCATTAAAAAATCTCGCTAGCAGAGCTGAGACGCTATCCTTACCCGGCGCGGGAATCTTGGTCATCACCGGGGTCTTCTGGGCATTTGCTATCGAAATTTGGTGAGCTATCTCCACCATCTTGGCGCTTACCTCAGTCATGCTATCCGGATTTGCCTGCATCGCATTCGCGTTTGCCAGATACGACGCATTCAACTGTGATAGCGACGGATCCCAGTTTTCTGACGACTGATCAAAGTATTCCTGGTTGTAAGA is a genomic window containing:
- a CDS encoding bifunctional diguanylate cyclase/phosphodiesterase, with translation MSNDCWEDQLIAEQHYRQLLDHCPDMILVHEGGRFVYMNPAGVRWLGGTSEEQFIGRRVTEIVHPGEIHAVLARIASLRCVGDSSGPTPETLRRLDGTTMDVEVVSVLTRWNGKLAYLVIMHDLSAQKAAEKTLRYQAALVNYVSDAIIATTVTGIVTSWNPAAETIYHCPAAKALGRPVSEAVGAPLDPAAIVSNGGVARVAHRTSGGTVLSVRVSAAAMDDGFVLVCTDQTALLQAEQHFQTVVDSLGEGVVVLDSEGRVESVNPAALRILGVDSSDRVYDSARRVAIIPIIQPDGRIVNPDQRALFEFLKTQASQTRCVLGVDCAGDGQRVWLSANGQLLDPDNPQSSSVLLSFIDITAQHAASQRLAYEAAHDGLTGLPNRGHVLSHMSRHLDERDPAGRGAVLFIDLDKFKAVNDSLGHEAGDILLKTAAHRLKAAFRAGDVVGRLGGDEFIALVQGEISQTGLNQLVERIHAALAKPVSVRGAEVAVTASIGIAVIAKDDPRNSRQIVRDAEAAMYHAKSSGGKMSRYFMHQLPQPNH
- a CDS encoding nucleoside 2-deoxyribosyltransferase, coding for MRVFVAAPFGSYLDADGVFDPHFRRQLEEFYDCLSGAGFEYFSAQVNENWGSTPLLPRDCVPIDYKELASSDVVVAVLGRPPSLGVAVELGWASALQKPILILGTSIAASSMIAGLDRVADVRFIDKDLGHGPDATGLALGRLVCDHLSTLSGTTVNGDAW
- a CDS encoding carbon starvation CstA family protein, whose translation is MTERIAEKEREHQRVSFLHTDTDLPPVAIIDRSPMTLRHKVIFGIIAVIGAIAWAIIALVRGETVNAVWFVVAAICTYIIAYRFYARLIEMKIVRPRDDHATPAEIFENGTDYLPTDRRVLFGHHFAAIAGAGPLVGPVLATQMGYLPGAIWIIIGATLGGCVQDYLVLWISTRRRGRSLGQMARDELGPIGGAAALVGALVIIVIVIAVLALIVVRALAHSPWGVFSIAMTIPIALFMGCYLRFLRPGRVTEVSIVGFGLLLLAVAGGHWVAETPWGASWFSLSPVTLCWCLIIYGFAAAVLPVWLLLAPRDYLSTFMKVGAIALLAVGICIAQPAMQAPAISRFAAHGDGPVFAGTLFPFLFVTIACGALSGFHALISSGTTPKLLEKESQMRLIGYGGMLTESFVAVIALITASIINQHLYFTLNAPAAQTGGTAATAAEYVNGLGLSGAPVTADQITQAAGGVGEQSIVSRTGGAPTLAWGMSEVLQRVFGGASLKGFWYHFAIMFEALFILTTLDAGTRVSRFMLSDTLGNVGGPLAKLRNPSWRPGVWICSLVMVSAWGSILLMGVTDPLGGINTLFPLFGIANQLLAGISLTVITVVVIKKGLLKWAWIPGVPLLGDLAVTLTASWQKIFSADPAIGYWAQHFQYLAAKNAGKTTFGAAKNPHQLNEVIRNTSIQGTLSVIFAAVVVVVFVAGVVVALKTIRGAGRPLTEDDPVPSKLFAPSGLIPTAAERKLQRRWDAWPSTGRPIE
- a CDS encoding acyl-CoA dehydrogenase, with translation MGIALTDDHRELAEVARAFLIAQKARWAARSLLDTADEARPGFWSDMVELGWLGLHVDEEYGGSGYGLPELVVVIEELGRAVAPGPFVPTVIASAVIASDGTADHKAQLLPGLIDGSVTAGIGLDSQARVTDGGTADGEAGIVLGAGLAELLLIAAGDDVLVLERDRVGVSVDMPENLDPTRRCGRVRLRNVSVTADDILPGARESVLARARTLLAAEAVGGASDCVDAAVGYAKVRQQFGRTIATFQAVKHHCANMLVAAESAVAAVWDAARAASQDEEQFRLAAAVAAALAFPAYARNAELNIQVHGGIGFTWEHDAHLHLRRALVSAALLGGDAPAADVFDRTAAGAVRANSLDLPAEAEELRIQIRADAAEIAALDKKSQRDKLIETGYVMPHWPQPWGRAADAVEQLVIDEEFRAAGIKRPDYSITGWVILTLIQHGTPWQIERFVEKALRQEEIWCQLFSEPDAGSDAASVKTRATRSDGGWKITGQKVWTSGAQYCHRGLATVRTDPDAPKHAGITTVIIDMKAVGVEVRPLRQITGGSEFNEVFFNDVFVPDEDVVGAPNSGWTVARATLGNERVSIGGSGSFYQGLAAQLVQLAQQRADRLAGAEIRVGTYLAEDHALRLLNLRRAARSVEGAGPGPEGNITKLKLAEHMVEGAAISAALLGPEVALLDGPGAVAGRLIMGARGMAIAGGTSEVTRNQIAERILGMPRDPLIN
- a CDS encoding ATP-dependent DNA ligase translates to MLFFDVAATSRDVGGTSSRLSKVARIAELLRAAAPDAHVVAIIVSWLSGELPQRRIGVGWASLRSQPAAAPQPVLSVTDVDATFSEIGAVSGTGAQTRRGELVARLFAAATETEQLFLRRLLGGELRQGALAGIMADAVAVAAEIPAAAVQRAAMLGGDLPAVAAAALSGGPAAGRAALDAFTLRVGQPVSPMLAQTATGVADALERHGGTTIFETKLDGARVQIHRAGTEVTVYTRSLDDVTARLPEVVEATLTLPVRDLIADGEAIALRPDNRPHRFQVTASRFGRSLDVVAARAAQQLSVFFFDILHCDGIDLLDAPTTGRLTALDALVPPLHRVDRLLTSDPSEANNFLNATLAAGHEGVVAKSPAAPYQAGRRGAGWLKVKPVHTLDLVVLAVEWGSGRRYGKLSNIHLGARDPSTGGFLMLGKTFKGMTDEMLDWQTARFRELAIGGTDGYVVTLRPEQVVEVAFDGVQSSSRYPSGLALRFARVVRYRDDKSPAEADTIDAVRALF